A region of uncultured Desulfobacter sp. DNA encodes the following proteins:
- a CDS encoding thioredoxin family protein has protein sequence MRKENILVIVLLALVLAGIYQYNRSESDLGIQESNAATGDLVSENYSEQGSSVDAPKNISWIDYTPGMALAGQEGKNIFLYFNASWCGYCTKLKKETFTDDRIKTYLNDHFVSISVDTDKRGELAQQWGIRGLPTLWFLEPDGTKISNLPGFVNADHLITILQYIHTQSYKTMKFQDYVHQKKS, from the coding sequence CTGGTGATAGTATTGCTGGCGCTTGTGTTGGCTGGAATATATCAATACAACCGGTCGGAGTCAGATCTGGGCATACAGGAGAGCAATGCAGCCACGGGAGATCTGGTTTCGGAAAATTATTCTGAACAAGGTTCATCAGTGGACGCGCCAAAAAATATTTCCTGGATTGACTACACCCCGGGCATGGCCCTGGCCGGGCAGGAGGGGAAAAATATTTTTCTTTACTTCAATGCATCCTGGTGTGGATACTGCACGAAATTAAAAAAGGAAACCTTCACGGATGACCGGATCAAAACCTACCTCAACGACCATTTTGTCAGTATCAGCGTGGATACGGACAAACGAGGGGAATTGGCCCAGCAATGGGGCATTCGTGGGCTTCCGACTCTGTGGTTCCTTGAGCCTGACGGAACAAAAATTTCCAATCTGCCCGGATTTGTCAATGCCGATCACCTGATCACAATTTTGCAGTATATTCATACCCAAAGTTACAAAACCATGAAATTTCAGGACTATGTCCATCAAAAAAAATCCTGA